One region of Syntrophobacter fumaroxidans MPOB genomic DNA includes:
- the lptB gene encoding LPS export ABC transporter ATP-binding protein, which translates to MSSEEKTLVVEDLVKTYQGRCVVDRVNLTVREGQIVGLLGPNGAGKSTTFYSVVGIIRPDRGAVILNGENIIGLPMYLRARKGITYLPQEPSVFRKLTVEENIMAILETLNIGRDERKVRLRELLGELKLAHLAKNKADRLSGGERRRVEITRALVTQPGFILLDEPFAGIDPIAVLEIQGLIRSLKAKGIGVLISDHNVRETLKVCDRAYILHEGRILEEGDPLSIAQSDLARRTYLGDHFSLS; encoded by the coding sequence GTGTCTTCGGAGGAGAAAACCCTGGTTGTCGAGGATCTCGTGAAGACGTACCAGGGCCGTTGCGTGGTCGACCGCGTGAACCTGACGGTTCGGGAAGGCCAGATCGTGGGACTGCTCGGGCCGAACGGCGCCGGCAAGTCCACCACGTTCTACAGCGTGGTGGGGATCATTCGGCCCGATCGGGGGGCGGTGATCCTGAACGGGGAGAACATCATCGGTCTTCCAATGTATCTTCGCGCGAGAAAGGGGATCACCTATCTGCCCCAGGAGCCTTCGGTCTTTCGCAAATTGACCGTGGAAGAGAACATCATGGCGATCCTGGAGACCTTGAACATCGGCCGTGACGAACGCAAGGTGCGGCTGCGGGAACTGCTCGGCGAGCTCAAGCTTGCGCACCTCGCCAAGAACAAGGCGGATCGCCTTTCGGGAGGAGAACGACGGCGGGTGGAGATCACGAGAGCCCTGGTGACTCAGCCCGGGTTCATCCTGCTGGATGAGCCGTTTGCGGGCATCGATCCCATCGCGGTCCTCGAGATACAGGGGCTCATACGGTCGCTCAAAGCGAAAGGGATCGGGGTCCTGATATCCGATCACAACGTACGGGAAACGCTCAAGGTGTGCGACAGAGCATATATTTTGCATGAAGGCAGGATTCTCGAGGAAGGTGATCCGCTGAGTATCGCCCAAAGCGATCTGGCTCGCCGGACCTACCTCGGGGATCATTTCAGCTTGTCATGA
- a CDS encoding KdsC family phosphatase: MTPDTLEEALRLRIARLRMMIFDVDGVLTDGRIIYLDDGSEIKVFDVQDGHGIKLLQRAGFEVALLSGRYCRAVEQRGKGLGISRIYQGEKVKIEAYESILRDTGLKDEEVGFMGDDLIDIPVMRRVGFAVAVPNASPHVLAYAHHVTRAAGGHGACREVCELILHVQGLWNTVTMRYFGTDPPS; this comes from the coding sequence TTGACACCGGACACCCTCGAGGAGGCGCTGCGATTACGGATCGCGCGGTTGCGCATGATGATTTTCGACGTGGACGGGGTGCTTACCGACGGCCGGATCATTTATCTGGACGATGGTTCGGAGATCAAGGTCTTCGACGTTCAGGACGGCCACGGCATAAAGCTTTTGCAGCGGGCGGGCTTTGAGGTCGCATTGCTGTCGGGCCGCTATTGCCGGGCTGTGGAGCAACGGGGCAAAGGACTTGGGATATCCAGGATATACCAGGGAGAGAAGGTGAAGATCGAGGCCTATGAGTCCATTCTCCGGGACACCGGATTGAAGGATGAAGAAGTGGGTTTCATGGGTGACGATCTGATCGACATACCGGTGATGCGCCGGGTGGGATTCGCCGTGGCCGTGCCGAATGCTTCGCCTCACGTGCTTGCGTACGCGCATCATGTGACGCGGGCCGCGGGGGGACATGGGGCCTGCCGCGAGGTTTGCGAGCTCATCCTCCACGTCCAGGGACTCTGGAACACGGTGACGATGCGGTATTTCGGGACTGATCCTCCCAGCTGA
- the kdsA gene encoding 3-deoxy-8-phosphooctulonate synthase — protein MADFEVLGQTVGTNRFFVIGGPCVIENRDMTLRIAEFLRNACARLHIPCVFKSSYDKANRTSIHSYRGPGIEEGLAILSEVRREIGIPVLTDVHGVSEVAPAKEVVDILQVPAFLARQTDLVVAVGLTGKPVNLKKAQFLAPRDMSLVIEKVRGTGNDKILVTERGTQFGYNNLVVDMRSIPILSESGCPVVFDATHSVQLPGGQGTRSGGERRYVAALACAAVAAGAHGVFLEMHEDPDRALCDGPNSLPLEQVSPLLEKLLDIHRIVRDTYGAQDADIERKTGREH, from the coding sequence GTGGCTGACTTTGAGGTGTTGGGGCAAACCGTCGGCACAAACCGGTTCTTTGTGATCGGCGGACCGTGCGTCATCGAGAACCGGGACATGACGCTGAGGATCGCCGAATTCCTTCGGAATGCCTGCGCCCGCCTTCATATACCCTGCGTTTTCAAGAGTTCTTACGACAAGGCGAATCGCACGTCCATCCATTCCTACCGAGGTCCGGGGATCGAGGAGGGTCTTGCTATCCTCTCCGAGGTGCGGCGGGAAATCGGGATACCCGTGTTGACGGACGTCCACGGCGTCTCGGAAGTGGCGCCGGCAAAGGAGGTGGTGGACATCCTTCAGGTCCCCGCTTTTCTGGCGCGCCAGACGGATCTGGTGGTGGCCGTCGGGCTCACGGGCAAACCCGTGAACCTGAAGAAGGCCCAGTTCCTTGCCCCTCGGGACATGTCCCTGGTGATCGAGAAGGTCCGGGGGACCGGAAACGACAAGATCCTGGTCACGGAACGGGGAACCCAGTTCGGTTACAACAACCTGGTGGTGGACATGCGTTCCATTCCCATTCTGAGTGAAAGCGGCTGCCCGGTCGTGTTCGATGCGACTCACAGCGTGCAGCTGCCCGGAGGGCAGGGAACCCGTTCCGGAGGGGAGCGCAGGTATGTGGCCGCCCTGGCTTGCGCCGCCGTGGCCGCCGGGGCTCACGGCGTATTTCTGGAGATGCACGAGGATCCTGACCGAGCCCTGTGCGACGGTCCGAATTCACTTCCTCTCGAGCAGGTATCGCCGCTTCTCGAGAAGCTCCTGGACATCCATCGCATCGTCCGGGACACGTACGGAGCGCAGGACGCGGACATCGAGCGGAAAACAGGGAGAGAACATTGA
- a CDS encoding PTS sugar transporter subunit IIA gives MKILDILTQESIIPELKGRTKRQVLEELIDAMLQHKPQMDRERLMGVLLDRERLGSTGIGDGIAIPHGKIKDLDQLILSFGRSTQGVDFESMDGKPVHLFFLLVAPESCAGIHLRALAKIARLLKNNSVRKQLGNVTGKDEIFAVIRQEDEDF, from the coding sequence ATGAAAATTCTGGACATCCTTACACAGGAATCGATCATCCCCGAGCTGAAGGGCAGAACCAAAAGGCAGGTGCTGGAAGAACTCATCGACGCTATGCTTCAACATAAGCCCCAGATGGATCGCGAACGCCTGATGGGGGTGCTCCTCGATCGGGAGCGTCTGGGCAGCACGGGAATCGGAGACGGTATCGCGATTCCTCATGGAAAGATAAAAGATCTGGACCAGCTGATTCTCTCCTTCGGGAGATCGACCCAGGGGGTCGATTTTGAATCGATGGACGGAAAACCGGTGCATTTGTTTTTCCTCCTGGTCGCCCCGGAATCCTGCGCGGGGATTCACCTGAGGGCACTCGCCAAGATTGCGAGGCTCCTGAAGAACAATTCCGTGCGAAAACAGCTGGGGAACGTGACCGGCAAGGATGAGATATTTGCGGTCATCCGGCAGGAGGATGAGGATTTCTGA
- the rpoN gene encoding RNA polymerase factor sigma-54, with protein sequence MAALELKQQLKLSQQLIMTPQLQQAIKLLQLSRLELLETIHQELETNPVLEESQEESGEAEEPGAAEAAAEVAAEVAAEPYQEVEILEKVREDFDWEGYLDEYNTGTPVLVETDPNKEWQSYDQRLTVPTSLQDHLVWQIRLSDMSDEEREVAGLIIGNLNRDGYLDASLDEIAAMGKVSTDMVERVLAVVQLLDPVGVAARDPRECLLIQARSLELEDDLVVRIVEHYLHFLENRNYPALIRALKRPAPEVKAAVDVILSLDPRPGSRFAEESTEYISPDIYVMKVDGEFVVLLNEDGMPKLKVSSYYRHALTEDAELPSEAKEYIQGKLRSAAWLIKSIHQRQRTLFKVAHSIVKLQADFFEKGVSHLRPMVLRDVAEDVGMHESTISRVTASKYMHTPHGIFELKYFFNSSINSVLGEAVASESVKERIRQIIREEDLARPFSDQEIVEKLEGENISIARRTVAKYREMLGVLPSNKRKRTSWGE encoded by the coding sequence ATGGCGGCGCTTGAACTCAAACAACAACTGAAACTCAGCCAGCAACTGATCATGACCCCTCAGTTGCAGCAGGCGATCAAGCTGCTCCAACTTTCTCGTCTGGAACTGCTGGAGACCATTCACCAGGAACTGGAAACGAATCCCGTGCTGGAGGAATCCCAGGAGGAATCGGGCGAGGCGGAGGAGCCGGGGGCCGCGGAAGCCGCCGCGGAGGTCGCGGCGGAAGTCGCCGCCGAACCTTACCAGGAAGTGGAAATCCTGGAGAAGGTTCGCGAGGACTTCGACTGGGAAGGGTACCTGGATGAATACAACACCGGCACCCCGGTGCTCGTCGAAACCGATCCGAACAAGGAGTGGCAATCCTACGATCAGCGGCTGACCGTGCCGACCAGCCTGCAGGACCACCTGGTCTGGCAGATCAGGCTCTCGGACATGTCCGATGAAGAGCGGGAAGTCGCGGGACTCATCATCGGCAACCTGAACCGGGACGGCTACCTGGACGCCTCACTGGACGAAATCGCCGCAATGGGAAAAGTGAGCACGGACATGGTGGAACGCGTTCTCGCCGTGGTGCAGCTTCTCGATCCCGTCGGGGTTGCGGCCCGCGATCCCAGGGAGTGCCTCCTGATCCAGGCCCGCAGCCTGGAGCTCGAGGACGATCTGGTGGTCAGGATCGTGGAGCATTACCTGCATTTTCTGGAGAACAGGAATTATCCCGCGCTGATCAGGGCGCTCAAGCGACCCGCGCCGGAGGTCAAAGCCGCAGTCGACGTCATTCTCAGCCTGGACCCTCGTCCGGGCAGCAGATTTGCCGAAGAGTCCACGGAATACATCAGTCCCGACATCTACGTCATGAAGGTGGACGGTGAATTCGTGGTGTTGTTGAACGAGGACGGCATGCCCAAGCTGAAGGTCAGTTCCTATTACAGGCACGCGCTCACCGAGGACGCGGAGCTGCCTAGTGAAGCCAAGGAATACATACAGGGCAAGCTCAGGTCGGCCGCCTGGCTGATAAAGAGCATTCACCAGCGGCAACGGACCCTGTTCAAGGTCGCTCACAGCATCGTCAAGCTGCAGGCGGATTTTTTCGAGAAAGGGGTGTCGCACCTGCGGCCGATGGTTCTTCGAGACGTAGCGGAAGACGTGGGGATGCACGAATCCACCATCAGCCGCGTCACGGCGAGCAAGTACATGCACACTCCGCACGGGATTTTTGAGTTGAAATATTTCTTTAACAGTTCCATAAATAGCGTTCTGGGTGAAGCCGTGGCGTCTGAGAGCGTGAAGGAGCGCATTCGCCAGATCATACGCGAGGAGGATCTCGCCAGGCCTTTCAGCGATCAGGAGATCGTGGAGAAGCTCGAAGGGGAAAACATCAGCATTGCGCGGCGCACCGTCGCGAAATACCGGGAAATGCTCGGAGTGCTTCCTTCGAACAAGCGCAAACGGACTTCATGGGGTGAATAG
- a CDS encoding PTS sugar transporter subunit IIA, translating to MASNNQNELIGIVAVSHCRLAREMLDVAELIVGPMPACKAICFGTDQPVEEMTRMLRETIREVDRGKGVLILTDLFGGTPANISLSFLGPKVEVVCGMNLPMLIKLAGCRKDHTLNEAAALVKEYGQRHISLASEVLSRSAKSTGTG from the coding sequence ATGGCTTCCAACAACCAGAACGAACTCATCGGGATCGTGGCGGTTTCGCACTGCCGGCTGGCACGGGAGATGCTCGACGTGGCCGAGCTGATCGTCGGTCCCATGCCGGCCTGCAAGGCCATCTGCTTCGGGACGGATCAGCCGGTCGAGGAGATGACCCGGATGCTGCGCGAGACCATCAGGGAAGTGGACCGGGGGAAAGGGGTCCTGATCCTGACCGATCTTTTCGGGGGCACTCCGGCGAACATCAGTCTCTCGTTCCTGGGGCCGAAGGTGGAAGTCGTGTGCGGAATGAATCTTCCGATGCTGATCAAGCTGGCCGGATGCCGGAAGGATCATACTCTCAACGAAGCCGCGGCGCTCGTCAAGGAATACGGGCAGCGCCACATTTCCCTGGCCAGCGAGGTGCTGTCCCGGTCCGCGAAATCGACCGGAACGGGATAG
- the rimI gene encoding ribosomal protein S18-alanine N-acetyltransferase, with amino-acid sequence MERKSGRVRLEITSLSQADLPEVLEIECQSHLEPWTEELFMEELRRLHSRILTARIPRMELAGEEREKSGHRPGKIVGYICFWRVADEIQILNIAVHGQYRRKGVGRFLLSNVLRLGREQRAKLAVLEVRRSNRAARMLYESLGFRQVGERPNYYGVLKESAVLMELEFDRRMEPGASARQNRF; translated from the coding sequence ATGGAAAGGAAAAGCGGGAGGGTGAGGCTCGAGATCACGTCCCTGAGCCAGGCGGATTTGCCCGAAGTTCTGGAAATAGAGTGCCAGAGCCACCTGGAACCATGGACCGAAGAGCTTTTCATGGAGGAATTGCGGCGACTGCACTCGCGCATTCTGACCGCTCGTATTCCGCGGATGGAACTGGCCGGGGAAGAGAGGGAAAAGAGCGGCCACAGGCCGGGAAAAATTGTCGGATACATCTGCTTCTGGCGGGTGGCCGACGAAATCCAGATCCTGAACATAGCCGTCCACGGACAGTACCGCCGCAAAGGGGTCGGGAGGTTTCTCCTGTCCAACGTCCTGCGTCTGGGCAGGGAACAGCGGGCGAAACTGGCGGTGCTCGAGGTGCGGCGGAGCAACCGGGCGGCCAGGATGCTCTATGAAAGTCTGGGCTTTCGCCAGGTCGGGGAGCGCCCCAACTACTACGGCGTGCTCAAGGAATCCGCCGTTCTCATGGAACTGGAATTCGATCGGCGCATGGAGCCGGGGGCTTCCGCCCGGCAGAATCGGTTCTGA
- a CDS encoding CBS domain-containing protein, with translation MIVRHWMTTKVITINKEASIQEALAVMKQGSIRHLPVVDQDGKLLGWVTDADLRGVLIASMLEELTLEDVMIRRPFTVTPDMSLEEASHLILDKRIGGLPVVEGEKLTGVITTVDILSAFITFMGMFSHSSRLDVKITTPRTSLHEIIRLVRQHDAEVISVCHLPSEEDEDMTYSLRLKKCDLKPILEDLKENGIEVLSSIS, from the coding sequence GTGATCGTACGCCACTGGATGACCACCAAGGTGATCACCATCAACAAGGAGGCATCCATCCAGGAAGCCTTGGCAGTCATGAAGCAGGGGTCCATCCGCCACCTGCCCGTCGTCGACCAGGATGGAAAATTGCTGGGATGGGTGACCGACGCCGATTTGAGAGGGGTGCTCATCGCTTCCATGCTCGAGGAGCTCACACTCGAAGACGTCATGATCCGCCGACCGTTCACGGTTACGCCCGACATGTCCCTGGAGGAAGCTTCGCACCTGATCCTCGATAAGCGAATCGGCGGTCTGCCCGTGGTGGAAGGCGAAAAGCTGACCGGCGTCATCACCACCGTGGATATTCTGTCGGCCTTCATCACCTTCATGGGGATGTTTTCGCATTCGTCACGTCTGGACGTGAAGATCACCACCCCTCGGACGTCGCTGCATGAAATCATCCGTCTGGTCAGACAGCACGACGCCGAGGTCATCAGCGTGTGCCATCTGCCCTCGGAGGAAGACGAGGATATGACGTATTCCCTGAGGCTGAAAAAATGCGATCTGAAACCCATCCTGGAAGATCTCAAGGAAAATGGCATCGAGGTTTTGTCTTCGATTTCATGA
- a CDS encoding CTP synthase, which yields MRQTKFIFITGGVLSSLGKGLAAASIAALMESRGLRVTLMKLDPYINVDPGTMNPFQHGEVFVTDDGAETDLDLGHYERFTHARMSKKNNYTSGGIYYSVITKERRGDYLGGTVQVIPHVTDEIKDCIKGAVDDVDIEIVEIGGTVGDIESLPFLEAIRQFRTDVGRENVLYIHVTLVPYLSTSGEVKTKPTQHSVKELRSIGIQPDILLCRTEKFLSGDIKKKIAHFCNVDTDAVITAKDVECIYEVPLLFHQEGLDEKIVRMLNIWTRAPLLDTWAGMVRQLKEPSHAVRIAIVGKYIDLKESYKSLNEALVHGGAPNDARVILDYVDSENVEKDGGEALIEGAEGILIPGGFGQRGVEGKIKAIRYARENRIPFLGICLGMQLATVEFARHVAGIEKAHSMEFDKNTSHPVIFLMREWFDYKNNQMIRRSEGSDFGGTMRLGAYPCVLEPGSLAYEAYGCPEISERHRHRYEFNNAYRETLGEHGMRFTGLSPDKNLVEIIEIPDHPWFLGCQFHPEFKSRPMEPHPIFRAFVGKSLEEAMRKRPGDFGKACVC from the coding sequence TTGCGCCAGACAAAGTTCATATTCATCACGGGTGGTGTCTTATCGTCGTTGGGGAAGGGGCTTGCGGCCGCTTCCATCGCCGCGCTGATGGAAAGCCGGGGACTGCGGGTGACCCTGATGAAGCTGGACCCCTACATCAACGTGGACCCCGGAACCATGAACCCGTTTCAGCACGGCGAGGTGTTCGTCACCGACGACGGCGCCGAGACCGATCTCGATCTGGGGCATTACGAACGCTTCACTCACGCCCGCATGTCCAAGAAAAACAACTACACCTCGGGCGGCATCTACTATTCGGTGATCACCAAGGAGAGGCGGGGCGACTACCTGGGGGGCACCGTGCAGGTCATCCCGCACGTCACGGACGAGATCAAGGACTGCATCAAGGGGGCGGTGGACGATGTCGACATCGAGATCGTCGAGATCGGCGGGACGGTCGGCGATATAGAGAGCCTTCCCTTCCTTGAGGCGATTCGCCAGTTCCGGACTGATGTGGGCCGGGAAAACGTGCTCTACATTCACGTGACGCTGGTGCCGTACCTGTCGACTTCGGGCGAGGTCAAGACCAAGCCCACCCAGCACAGCGTGAAGGAGCTCCGGAGCATCGGTATCCAGCCGGACATTCTGCTGTGCCGCACGGAGAAATTCCTTTCCGGGGACATCAAGAAGAAGATCGCACACTTCTGCAACGTGGACACGGATGCGGTCATTACCGCCAAGGACGTCGAATGCATTTACGAGGTTCCCTTGCTGTTCCACCAGGAGGGGCTGGACGAAAAGATCGTGAGGATGCTCAACATCTGGACCCGCGCCCCGCTCCTGGATACCTGGGCGGGCATGGTGCGGCAGCTCAAGGAACCCTCCCACGCAGTGCGCATCGCCATCGTCGGGAAGTACATCGACCTCAAGGAATCCTACAAAAGCCTTAACGAAGCGCTGGTGCACGGGGGGGCCCCCAATGACGCCCGCGTGATCCTCGACTACGTCGATTCGGAAAACGTGGAAAAGGATGGGGGCGAGGCGCTGATCGAAGGGGCGGAAGGCATCCTCATTCCGGGCGGCTTCGGACAGCGCGGCGTGGAAGGCAAGATCAAGGCGATCCGATATGCCCGCGAGAACAGGATCCCGTTCCTCGGGATTTGCCTCGGCATGCAGCTCGCCACGGTCGAGTTCGCCCGCCATGTGGCCGGCATCGAAAAAGCGCACAGCATGGAATTCGACAAGAACACGTCGCATCCGGTGATCTTCCTGATGCGTGAGTGGTTCGATTACAAGAATAACCAGATGATCCGCAGGAGCGAAGGTTCCGACTTCGGAGGAACGATGCGCCTGGGCGCTTATCCCTGCGTCCTGGAGCCGGGCAGCCTGGCCTATGAAGCCTACGGTTGCCCCGAGATTTCCGAGCGGCATCGCCACCGGTACGAGTTCAACAACGCCTACAGGGAAACTCTGGGTGAGCACGGGATGCGGTTCACCGGTCTGTCCCCCGACAAGAACCTCGTCGAAATCATCGAAATTCCCGATCACCCGTGGTTTCTCGGCTGCCAGTTCCACCCCGAGTTCAAGTCGCGTCCGATGGAACCGCACCCCATCTTCAGGGCCTTTGTCGGCAAGTCTCTGGAAGAGGCGATGCGAAAGCGTCCTGGTGATTTTGGGAAGGCATGCGTCTGCTGA
- the lptC gene encoding LPS export ABC transporter periplasmic protein LptC, translated as MGISRKFIQGLVLFIALGVSAVLVFGVWRGKTRTAQQPAPVAAPQDAEMKLTDMEFTEMQEGKRAWTLRASEAEYFQDEQKTALKAVRITFFLSDGDEIRLESNAGILYAGSKNIEVWDSVRASLPRGYELTTTRAAYDHQKRLISSETPIQLNGADVVLEGSRWHYRISDEAAVLEGGVKASLSFLPKQGKTTSARPK; from the coding sequence ATGGGGATTTCACGCAAGTTCATACAGGGGCTGGTGCTGTTCATCGCACTGGGGGTGAGCGCGGTGCTGGTCTTCGGGGTCTGGAGGGGAAAGACCCGGACGGCGCAACAGCCGGCTCCGGTCGCCGCGCCACAGGACGCCGAGATGAAGCTCACGGACATGGAGTTCACGGAAATGCAGGAGGGCAAGCGGGCGTGGACCCTCCGGGCATCCGAGGCGGAATACTTCCAGGACGAGCAAAAAACGGCGCTGAAGGCCGTACGGATCACTTTTTTCCTGTCGGACGGCGATGAAATCCGACTCGAGAGCAACGCCGGCATTCTTTACGCGGGCAGCAAGAACATCGAGGTCTGGGACTCTGTGCGGGCGAGCCTTCCCCGGGGGTACGAGCTGACGACGACCCGGGCCGCCTACGATCATCAGAAGCGGCTCATTTCGTCGGAAACGCCGATTCAGCTCAACGGAGCCGACGTTGTCCTCGAAGGGAGCCGCTGGCACTACCGGATTTCGGATGAAGCGGCGGTGCTCGAAGGGGGTGTCAAGGCTTCCCTTTCATTTCTACCGAAACAAGGCAAAACCACGTCAGCGAGGCCGAAATGA
- the rapZ gene encoding RNase adapter RapZ → MEQRKMHVVVVTGLSGSGKSTAIKAFEDLDYFCIDNLPVPMLPEFLALCEKDMPDIHKIALGIDIRERKFLKDYAKIFQDLEESGYRFEIIFLEAATDTLQRRYSQTRRVHPAASSQSLLVDAIHQEREQLRALRSRATRIIDTGTLSVHQLKAMITRTYSMIGDTELLSIQVLSFGFKYGLPFEADMVMDVRFLPNPYFVEALKNLDGRSEEVSSWVLRWTATREFVEEYGALLLKLIPLYIREGKRYLTVAAGCTGGKHRSVVIAERIAGTLRDHNYFVNVFHRDLHLE, encoded by the coding sequence ATGGAGCAAAGAAAAATGCACGTGGTCGTGGTCACCGGGCTTTCGGGTTCGGGGAAGAGCACGGCAATCAAAGCCTTCGAAGATCTGGACTACTTCTGCATCGACAACCTCCCCGTGCCCATGCTGCCCGAGTTTCTTGCCCTGTGCGAAAAGGATATGCCCGACATCCACAAGATCGCTCTGGGAATAGACATCAGGGAGCGAAAGTTTCTGAAGGACTATGCAAAGATTTTCCAGGATCTCGAGGAGTCGGGGTACCGTTTCGAGATCATATTTCTGGAAGCAGCCACCGATACTCTGCAGCGCCGATACAGCCAGACCCGCCGGGTACACCCCGCGGCGTCCTCGCAGTCCCTCCTGGTCGATGCCATCCATCAGGAGCGGGAACAACTGCGCGCTCTGCGAAGCCGCGCAACCCGCATCATCGATACGGGCACGCTGTCGGTCCATCAGCTCAAGGCCATGATCACCCGTACCTACTCAATGATCGGCGACACGGAGCTGCTGAGCATACAGGTGCTTTCTTTCGGATTCAAGTACGGCCTTCCGTTTGAGGCGGACATGGTGATGGATGTCAGGTTTCTGCCCAACCCGTATTTCGTGGAAGCTCTGAAGAATCTCGACGGCCGCTCCGAAGAGGTCAGCTCATGGGTGCTCCGGTGGACGGCCACTCGCGAGTTCGTGGAAGAATATGGTGCCCTGCTGCTGAAACTGATTCCCCTTTATATCCGCGAGGGAAAGAGATATCTGACCGTTGCGGCGGGCTGTACCGGCGGCAAGCACCGTTCGGTGGTGATCGCCGAGCGAATCGCCGGGACGTTGAGGGATCACAATTATTTTGTGAATGTCTTCCATAGGGACCTTCATTTGGAATAA
- the hpf gene encoding ribosome hibernation-promoting factor, HPF/YfiA family, which produces MQINVTFRHIEPSDPLRAYAEEKISRVKKYLDEPVDAHVVLKVEKFRHIAEVTIDANGLRINGAEETDDMYSAIDKLADTLEGQVKKGKEKVRRRKPVTMGKDFGGTTVPPAAGLSEDDRETRVIRSEQVHAKPMDVDEAVMQLNIGGGEFMVFTNRRTGRVNVLYHRKDGHFGLIETVG; this is translated from the coding sequence ATGCAGATCAACGTGACCTTTCGCCACATTGAGCCTTCCGACCCGTTGCGAGCGTATGCCGAGGAGAAAATCTCGCGGGTCAAGAAATACCTGGATGAACCCGTGGACGCCCACGTGGTTCTGAAGGTTGAAAAATTTCGCCACATCGCCGAAGTGACCATCGATGCCAACGGGCTGCGCATCAATGGTGCCGAAGAGACCGACGACATGTATTCGGCAATCGACAAGCTGGCCGATACGCTCGAAGGGCAGGTAAAGAAAGGCAAGGAGAAGGTCAGGCGCCGCAAACCGGTGACCATGGGGAAGGATTTCGGCGGCACGACCGTTCCCCCGGCGGCGGGCCTGTCGGAGGATGATCGGGAAACCCGGGTCATCAGGTCCGAGCAGGTGCACGCCAAGCCCATGGATGTTGACGAAGCGGTGATGCAGCTCAATATCGGGGGCGGAGAGTTCATGGTCTTCACCAACCGGCGCACCGGTCGCGTCAACGTCTTGTATCACAGGAAAGACGGCCACTTCGGGCTCATTGAAACCGTGGGATGA
- the lptA gene encoding lipopolysaccharide transport periplasmic protein LptA — protein MMAIMKNRLRRETLVLLVLVLVGLCLPREAVSAEKRKKPAETKQGTPAGERLMKSDSPLHIASDRMEVRQRDRTIVFQGHVVVRQDDLTITGNQLKVTAARVDPSIRNDQSAIVEKIDRIEVEGGVKITQREKQATADKAVYYHQEQKIVLLGNPVVSQGLDKVQGRLITLYIAEGKSVVEGGEQTPVQALLHPSRKEP, from the coding sequence ATGATGGCAATAATGAAGAACCGTCTGCGAAGAGAGACGCTTGTGCTGCTGGTGCTGGTGCTGGTCGGCCTCTGCCTCCCCCGGGAAGCGGTCTCGGCCGAAAAGCGGAAGAAGCCCGCGGAGACGAAGCAAGGCACCCCCGCCGGCGAGAGACTCATGAAAAGCGATTCGCCTCTGCACATCGCAAGCGATCGAATGGAGGTGCGGCAGCGGGACAGGACGATTGTCTTTCAGGGGCACGTCGTGGTTCGTCAGGACGATCTGACGATTACGGGGAACCAGTTGAAAGTGACCGCGGCCCGGGTGGACCCGTCCATCCGCAACGACCAGTCCGCCATCGTGGAGAAGATCGACAGGATAGAGGTGGAAGGCGGGGTGAAGATCACTCAACGCGAAAAGCAGGCCACCGCCGACAAGGCGGTCTACTATCACCAGGAGCAGAAGATCGTGCTGCTGGGCAACCCCGTCGTGTCCCAGGGGTTGGACAAGGTGCAGGGGCGGCTGATCACGCTGTACATTGCGGAGGGGAAGAGCGTGGTGGAGGGGGGGGAGCAGACTCCCGTCCAGGCCCTGCTTCACCCGTCCCGAAAGGAACCGTGA